In the genome of Trichomycterus rosablanca isolate fTriRos1 chromosome 24, fTriRos1.hap1, whole genome shotgun sequence, one region contains:
- the LOC134302086 gene encoding proto-oncogene tyrosine-protein kinase Src-like isoform X2, producing MGAARSKPKDPGQRSMSLDGTIGIGSSSGNHFGSGPHTQTPNRSPAVGTNKRSNTYHPNNAEHLQLFGGAEHPGSFTSPIRGMAAGVTTFVALYDYEARTSADLTFRKGERLQILNNTEGDWWLARSLTTGKTGYIPSNYVAPSDSIQAEEWFFGKITRRDSERLLLNVQIRRGTFLVRESETTKGAYCLSVLDYDNTKGLNVKHYKIRKLDSGGFYITSRTQFSSLQQLVLHYRAQADGLCHVLTDICPVLKPQTQGLARDAWEIPRESLRLDLKLGQGCFGEVWMGTWNGTTRVAVKTLRTGTMSPEAFLEEAQVMKKLRHEKLVQLYAVVSEEPIYIVTEYMSQGSLLDFLKGDKGKYLRLPQLVDMASQIASGMAYVERMNYVHRDLRAANILVGDNLVCKVADFGLARLIEDNEYTARQGAKFPIKWTAPEAALYGRFTIKSDVWSFGILLTELATKGRVPYPGMVNREVLDQVERGYRMPCPAECPASMHELMLSCWRREPEERPTFEYLQNFLEDYFTATEPQYQPGDNL from the exons ATGGGGGCGGCGAGGAGTAAACCCAAAGACCCGGGACAGAGGTCCATGAGTCTGGATGGAACCATCGGGATCGGTTCCTCGAGCGGGAACCATTTCGGTTCCGGCCCTCACACCCAGACTCCCAACCGCAGCCCCGCCGTGGGAACCAACAAGCGCAGCAACACCTACCACCCCAACAACGCCGAGCATCTGCAGCTTTTCGGCGGGGCGGAGCACCCCGGGAGCTTCACCTCGCCAATCCGGGGCATGGCAG CTGGCGTCACCACCTTCGTGGCGTTGTACGATTACGAGGCTCGGACGTCTGCAGATCTGACGTTCAGGAAGGGCGAGCGGCTGCAGATCCTCAACAACAC agaagGAGACTGGTGGTTGGCGAGATCTTTGACCACGGGGAAGACCGGGTACATCCCCAGTAATTACGTCGCCCCCTCGGACTCCATCCAGGCTGAAGA GTGGTTTTTCGGGAAGATAACGCGGCGAGATTCTGAGCGGCTCCTCCTGAACGTTCAGATCAGAAGAGGAACGTTCCTGGTGAGAGAAAGTGAAACCACTAAAG GAGCGTACTgcctgtcagtgctggactacGATAACACCAAGGGACTGAACGTGAAGCACTACAAGATCAGGAAGCTGGACAGCGGCGGGTTCTACATCACGTCCCGTACCCAGTTCTCCAGCCTGCAGCAGCTGGTGCTCCACTACCGGG CTCAGGCGGACGGTCTGTGCCACGTCCTGACGGATATCTGCCCCGTCCTGAAGCCTCAGACGCAGGGACTGGCCCGCGACGCCTGGGAGATCCCGCGAGAGTCTCTGCGCCTCGACCTCAAgctgggtcagggctgtttcggAGAGGTCTGGATGG GTACGTGGAACGGAACCACCAGGGTGGCTGTTAAGACGCTGAGAACGGGCACCATGTCGCCCGAGGCCTTTTTGGAGGAGGCGCAGGTCATGAAGAAACTCCGCCATGAGAAGCTGGTCCAGCTGTACGCCGTGGTGTCTGAGGAGCCCATCTACATCGTCACTGAATACATGAGCCAAG GAAGCCTGCTGGACTTCCTGAAGGGAGACAAAGGGAAATATTTACGGCTCCCGCAGCTGGTGGACATGGCGTCTCAG ATCGCTTCGGGCATGGCGTACGTAGAGAGGATGAATTACGTCCACAGAGATCTGAGAGCGGCGAACATCCTGGTGGGAGATAATCTGGTGTGTAAGGTGGCCGATTTCGGGCTGGCGAGACTCATCGAGGATAACGAGTACACCGCCAGACAAG GTGCCAAGTTTCCGATAAAGTGGACGGCCCCCGAGGCGGCGCTGTACGGGCGCTTCACCATCAAATCCGACGTCTGGTCGTTCGGGATCCTGCTGACCGAGCTGGCCACCAAGGGACGGGTTCCTTATCCAG GGATGGTGAACCGGGAGGTGCTGGACCAGGTGGAGCGTGGGTACCGGATGCCGTGCCCCGCCGAATGCCCGGCCTCCATGCACGAGCTGATGCTGAGCTGCTGGCGCAGGGAACCCGAGGAGCGGCCCACCTTCGAGTACCTGCAGAACTTCCTGGAGGATTATTTCACCGCCACCGAGCCGCAGTACCAGCCGGGAGATAACCTCTAG
- the LOC134302086 gene encoding proto-oncogene tyrosine-protein kinase Src-like isoform X1, translated as MGAARSKPKDPGQRSMSLDGTIGIGSSSGNHFGSGPHTQTPNRSPAVGTNKRSNTYHPNNAEHLQLFGGAEHPGSFTSPIRGMAAGVTTFVALYDYEARTSADLTFRKGERLQILNNTRKYNYREGDWWLARSLTTGKTGYIPSNYVAPSDSIQAEEWFFGKITRRDSERLLLNVQIRRGTFLVRESETTKGAYCLSVLDYDNTKGLNVKHYKIRKLDSGGFYITSRTQFSSLQQLVLHYRAQADGLCHVLTDICPVLKPQTQGLARDAWEIPRESLRLDLKLGQGCFGEVWMGTWNGTTRVAVKTLRTGTMSPEAFLEEAQVMKKLRHEKLVQLYAVVSEEPIYIVTEYMSQGSLLDFLKGDKGKYLRLPQLVDMASQIASGMAYVERMNYVHRDLRAANILVGDNLVCKVADFGLARLIEDNEYTARQGAKFPIKWTAPEAALYGRFTIKSDVWSFGILLTELATKGRVPYPGMVNREVLDQVERGYRMPCPAECPASMHELMLSCWRREPEERPTFEYLQNFLEDYFTATEPQYQPGDNL; from the exons ATGGGGGCGGCGAGGAGTAAACCCAAAGACCCGGGACAGAGGTCCATGAGTCTGGATGGAACCATCGGGATCGGTTCCTCGAGCGGGAACCATTTCGGTTCCGGCCCTCACACCCAGACTCCCAACCGCAGCCCCGCCGTGGGAACCAACAAGCGCAGCAACACCTACCACCCCAACAACGCCGAGCATCTGCAGCTTTTCGGCGGGGCGGAGCACCCCGGGAGCTTCACCTCGCCAATCCGGGGCATGGCAG CTGGCGTCACCACCTTCGTGGCGTTGTACGATTACGAGGCTCGGACGTCTGCAGATCTGACGTTCAGGAAGGGCGAGCGGCTGCAGATCCTCAACAACAC GAGGAAGTACAACTACAG agaagGAGACTGGTGGTTGGCGAGATCTTTGACCACGGGGAAGACCGGGTACATCCCCAGTAATTACGTCGCCCCCTCGGACTCCATCCAGGCTGAAGA GTGGTTTTTCGGGAAGATAACGCGGCGAGATTCTGAGCGGCTCCTCCTGAACGTTCAGATCAGAAGAGGAACGTTCCTGGTGAGAGAAAGTGAAACCACTAAAG GAGCGTACTgcctgtcagtgctggactacGATAACACCAAGGGACTGAACGTGAAGCACTACAAGATCAGGAAGCTGGACAGCGGCGGGTTCTACATCACGTCCCGTACCCAGTTCTCCAGCCTGCAGCAGCTGGTGCTCCACTACCGGG CTCAGGCGGACGGTCTGTGCCACGTCCTGACGGATATCTGCCCCGTCCTGAAGCCTCAGACGCAGGGACTGGCCCGCGACGCCTGGGAGATCCCGCGAGAGTCTCTGCGCCTCGACCTCAAgctgggtcagggctgtttcggAGAGGTCTGGATGG GTACGTGGAACGGAACCACCAGGGTGGCTGTTAAGACGCTGAGAACGGGCACCATGTCGCCCGAGGCCTTTTTGGAGGAGGCGCAGGTCATGAAGAAACTCCGCCATGAGAAGCTGGTCCAGCTGTACGCCGTGGTGTCTGAGGAGCCCATCTACATCGTCACTGAATACATGAGCCAAG GAAGCCTGCTGGACTTCCTGAAGGGAGACAAAGGGAAATATTTACGGCTCCCGCAGCTGGTGGACATGGCGTCTCAG ATCGCTTCGGGCATGGCGTACGTAGAGAGGATGAATTACGTCCACAGAGATCTGAGAGCGGCGAACATCCTGGTGGGAGATAATCTGGTGTGTAAGGTGGCCGATTTCGGGCTGGCGAGACTCATCGAGGATAACGAGTACACCGCCAGACAAG GTGCCAAGTTTCCGATAAAGTGGACGGCCCCCGAGGCGGCGCTGTACGGGCGCTTCACCATCAAATCCGACGTCTGGTCGTTCGGGATCCTGCTGACCGAGCTGGCCACCAAGGGACGGGTTCCTTATCCAG GGATGGTGAACCGGGAGGTGCTGGACCAGGTGGAGCGTGGGTACCGGATGCCGTGCCCCGCCGAATGCCCGGCCTCCATGCACGAGCTGATGCTGAGCTGCTGGCGCAGGGAACCCGAGGAGCGGCCCACCTTCGAGTACCTGCAGAACTTCCTGGAGGATTATTTCACCGCCACCGAGCCGCAGTACCAGCCGGGAGATAACCTCTAG